In Dermatophagoides farinae isolate YC_2012a chromosome 9, ASM2471394v1, whole genome shotgun sequence, a genomic segment contains:
- the Naa60 gene encoding N-alpha-acetyltransferase 60: protein MIINMSENFMTMAPSSDDTIRMRYLNPTDLNTIRMLCQEWFPVRYPDAWYETIVNNHNQRFCSLVATINDEIVALLVTEIRCYQNLNYEDFGFLAKHFEHQQDNNIQVAYILTLGVIKRLRRRGIATLLVKNLIQNLQSITTMKNNCKAIYLHVLTTNMYAIRFYEKLQFQRYKLLPLYYSINDCAYDGYSYVYYLNGGHPSSWWWLPLFTIHPKYHLLIIRNSLRSFTIQTYYQCDNLFLKSFSSLLSFITRWPLKFLRKLFDTIIYRRTFNIKQTDNHLHHYHHYVC from the exons atgataataaacatgTCGGAAAATTTCATGACAATGGCACCATCATCCGATGATACGATTCGAATGCGATATttg AACCCCACCGATCTGAATACTATACGAATGCTTTGTCAAGAATGGTTTCCAGTACGTTATCCAGATGCATGGTATGAAACTATtgttaataatcataatcaacgaTTCTGTAGTCTTGTTGCCactattaatgatgaaattgttgcATTATTGGTCACCGAAATACGTTgttatcaaaatttaaattatgaagattttggttttttggcCAAACATTTTGAACATCAACAAGATAATAATATACAAGTTGCATATATATTAACATTGGGCGTCATCAAACGGCTAAGACGTCGTGGTATTGCAACATTATTAGTGAAAAATCTAATACaaaatttacaatcaataacaacaatgaaaaataattgtaAAGCAATTTATCTACATGTACTAACAACAAATATGTATGCAATACgtttttatgaaaaattacaatttcaACGTTACAAATTATTACCactttattattcaatcaatgattgtgcTTATGATGGTTATTcatatgtttattatttaaatggtggccatccatcatcatggtggtggttacCATTGTTTACCATTCATCCAAAATATCATTTATTAATCATACGTAATTCATTACGTTCATTTACAATACAAACATATTATCAATgtgataatctttttttgaagagcttttcatcattattatcatttataacTAGATGgccattgaaatttttacgTAAATTATTTGATACAATCATTTATCGTCGTACATTCAATATTAAACAAACAgataatcatcttcatcattatcatcattatgtttgTTGA
- the LOC124498031 gene encoding tyrosine-protein kinase JAK1 → MMSSSSSSITISKTATTTTTMGQSTSTSTSTTTTTTTTTTTTTTKSPSPSSSTTSTSTITSSPQPLQQTQPESSSSSSSSTASSIKINVFDFNKNDYHNITISAIIMRMVTGEQQEQNINDNNLIYAEDLVFYLTSSLKITTICSHLFALYNVESDLWIAPNQQLRTMINELFNNQQQNANDNGPMLQFQLRIRYTHSNLINKLKDIDLAAFDYYFLQIRYDFLHIPKKKFKKDELEEVFGIALIDLIRVTIEDDEKLRNAYERCDSYISQIKKYCPKNMVKPKLLFIDDKLKQTFRRNCQKDTNKIWVKWCYIKQFLSRAHSFYNLSTMQMAYSFHEIYDIILESSINLTSIPTQQTISEHLVHYDWKEQKICWRKSSSSTSTSNKFNNNHDEWKTWFSIEEISSINILSLDRRKILICFVNRPALTVIFRRLGHMKSFISLLSGYHRLSIHWNLNLSAEYFSPMLNKLRKINCFGPIQDEFAIKRLKKTRDGQKNSGLFLLRQSETDFYKLKLCYEQQNEMKCFELKWQPSQSSDNSLFVWKDDFNIIDVRVDYSELLIWLQKQLNLFQPILSGENDHLPDLLLCSHEDDINKLKSNDDILPIIQNERIKKSILTMHNNGVFCTRIGTVKLVGNQEEKVFIKEFIDSKESGRGENILKEIDEWSKLKNVAIMNCKGVVMHPLSILFEHCHITLRDYYSLQEFKLNHFNLTEAAFCLAKALDYLYTHNLRHGYIKFDNLYVSHFSKTSLFIKLGDPIGFSCDFNQTIEQPWLPPEYFNDNGFFYKKHTNYSDVWAFGTTMWEIFHNGNKPLFNYMNIDQVNLCAMPEPIRLLTKKCWDKDFCNRIPPSGVFRELVLILYEARKYRKQYILSNDGINDEMIRKMNIEKINIKSSYPTYSMKNNNSLGGSSTGIIDNNSMINNNGYSQRSSLPISNGYQQRPISLYDDDDEDDDDDDDDDDDMDDVTTETTLYDQMEDAFLISEKDDYLHIQAMDNLECIPQDRINVLKMIGEGNYGKVYQARCDDKYVALKVVSDNKISSLSEEIKILTKLRHRNIVEIRGYSNVDVDQYSKGPSKALVMEYIPLGSLVKFLETKGPNDNLEMTKFATDIACGLDFLASKHIIHRDLAARNILVASGNSVKIADFGLAHILEDDTQYEYRSARGLPYKWHAPESFERHLFRFESDIWSYAIVIWEMYSYCRVTLYKEIDSNKDDVQELLTYLKQGKRLECPENCPESVYKLMLKCWAYQPECRPNASEVYMMIKEIDEQIRSQSLI, encoded by the exons atgatgtcgtcgtcgtcgtcatcgatAACGATATCGAAAAcggcgacaacaacaacaacgatgggacaatcaacatcaacatcaacatcaacaacaacaacaacaacaacgacgacaacaacaacaacaacaaaatctccatcaccatcatcatcaacgacatcGACATCTAcaataacatcatcaccTCAACCATTGCAACAAACACaaccagaatcatcatcatcatcatcatcatcaacagcatcatcaatcaaaataaatgtatttgattttaataaaaatgattatcataatatAACAATTTCAGccataataatgagaatGGTGACAGgtgaacaacaagaacaaaatatcaatgataataatttaatctATGCTGAAGATTTAGTTTTCtatttaacatcatcattaaaaataaCGACAATCTGTTCACATCTGTTTGCATTATATAATGTTGAATCTGATTTATGGATAGCTCCAAATCAACAGCTACGTACAATGATTAATGAATTgtttaataatcaacaacaaaacgctaatgataatggacCAATGTTACAATTTCAACTAAGAATCCGTTATACACATTCGAATCTCATCAACAAACTAAAG GATATCGATTTGGCAgcttttgattattattttctacAAATCCGTTATGATTTTTTACAtataccgaaaaaaaaattcaaaaaagatGAACTAGAAGAAGTATTCGGTATTGCATTAATCGATCTGATTCGTGTTAcaattgaagatgatgaaaaattacgTAATGCATATGAACGTTGTGATTCATATATAAGtcagataaaaaaatattgtccaAAAAATATGGTAAaaccaaaattattattcattgatgataaattaaaacaaacatttcgCCGTAATTGTCAAAAAGATACGAATAAAATTTGGGTAAAATGGTGCTACATAAAACAATTCCTATCACGTGCTCATTCCTTTTATAATCTATCGACAATGCAAATGGCCTATTCGTTTCATGAAATTTATGATATTATATTGGAATCATCGATAAATTTAACATCAATACCGACACAGCAAACAATATCCGAACATTTAGTGCATTATGATTGGAAAGAACAGAAAATTTGTTGgcgaaaatcatcatc TAGTACTAGTACTAGtaataaattcaacaataatcatgatgaatggaaaacATGGTTTTCAATTGAAGAAATTTCCAGTATCAATATACTTTCATTGGATAGAAGAAAAATactcatttgttttgttaataGGCCAGCATTGACTGTCATATTTCGTCGATTAGGACATatgaaatcattcatttcattattgtctGGTTATCATCGTTTATCAATACATTGGAATCTAAATCTATCGgctgaatatttttcaccaatgttgaataaattaagaaaaattaattgttttGGCCCAATACAAGATGAATTTGCTATCAAACGTTTGAAAAAGACACGTGATGGACAGAAAAATTCTGGCCTATTTCTATTGCGACAAAGTGAAACAGATTTCTATAAACTTAAACTTTgttatgaacaacaaaatgaaatgaaatgttttgaaCTAAAATGGCAaccatcacaatcatcagataattcattatttgtatGGAAAGATGATTTCAACATTATCGATGTTCGTGTTGATTATTCAGAATTATTAATATGGTTACAGAAACAGCTAAATCTATTTCAACCAATTCTATCGggtgaaaatgatcatttacCAGATTTACTGTTATGTAGTCATGAAGATGatataaacaaattaaaatctaatgatgacattttacCAATCATACAGAATGAACgtataaaaaaatcaatattaacAATGCATAACAATGGTGTATTCTGTACACGTATCGGTACCGTAAAATTGGTTGGTAATCAAGaggaaaaagttttcattaaAGAATTTATCGATTCCAAAGAATCTGGTAGAGGtgaaaatatattgaaagaaattgatgaatggagtaaattgaaaaatgttgcAATCATGAATTGTAAAGGTGTGGTGATGCatccattatcaatattgttTGAACATTGTCATATTACATTacgtgattattattcattgcaAGAATTTAAGCtcaatcattttaatttaacTGAAGCAGCTTTCTGTTTGGCTAAAGCATTGGATTATCTTTATACGCATAATTTACGTCATGGTTATATAAAATTCGATAATCTATATGtttcacatttttcaaaaacatcattatttataaaattgGGCGATCCAATTGGTTTTAGTTGTGATTTTAATCAAACAATTGAACAACCATGGTTACCGCCAGAatattttaatgataatggatttTTCTATAAAAAACATACCAATTATAGTGATGTATGGGCATTCGGTACAACAATGTGGGAAATATTTCATAATGGTAATAAACcattattcaattatatGAATATTGATCAAGTGAATCTATGTGCAATGCCTGAGCCGATACGTTTATTGACGAAAAAATGTTGGGATAAAGATTTCTGTAATCGTATACCGCCATCAGGTGTATTCCGTGAACTTGTATTAATACTATATGAGGCAAGAAAATATCGTAAACAATATATTCTATCAAACGATggtatcaatgatgaaatgatacgtaaaatgaatattgaaaaaataaatataaaatcatcatatccaACGTATTCaatgaagaataataattcactTGGCGGAAGTAGTACTGGAATAATAGATAATAATAgtatgattaataataatggctatAGTCAACGGTCATCATTACCGATTAGTAATGGTTATCAACAACGTCCAAtatcattatatgatgatgatgatgaagacgacgacgatgatgatgatgatgatgatgatatggatgATGTTACAACGGAAACAACATTATATGATCAAATGGAAGATGCATTTCTTATATCGGAAAAAGATGATTATCTACATATACAAGCAATGGATAATTTGGAATGTATACCACAGGATAGAATTaatgtattgaaaatgattggaGAG ggTAATTATGGCAAAGTATATCAAGCACgttgtgatgataaatatgTTGCATTAAAAGTTGTATCCGATAATAAAATCTCAAGCCTAAGTGAAGAGATTAAAATATTAACAAAATTAAGACATCGtaatattgttgaaattcGTGGCTATtccaatgttgatgttgatcaatATTCCAAAG GACCATCAAAAGCATTAGTTATGGAATATATACCATTAGGTTCATTGGTAAAATTTTTGGAAACCAAAGGaccaaatgataatttagaaatgacaaaatttgCCACAGATATTGCATGTGGTCTGGATTTTCTTGCCAGTAAACATATTATCCATAGAGATTTGGCAGCTAGAAATATTCTAGTTGCCAGTGGTAATTCAGTTAAAATTGCCGATTTTGGTCTGGCTCATATTCTTGAAGATGATACTCAATATGAATATCGTAGTGCTCGTGGTCTGCCATACAAATG gcACGCACCAGAATCATTTGAACGACATTTATTTCGATTTGAATCAGAT aTTTGGAGCTATGCAATCGTTATTTggg AAATGTACAGTTATTGTCGTGTTACACTATATAAagaaattgattcgaataaaGATGATGTACAAGAATTGCTCACCTATCTTAAACAAGGCAAACGTCTTGAATGTCCAGAAAATTGTCCAGAATCTGTATATAAATTAATGTTAAAATGTTGGGCATATCAACCAGAATGTCGTCCAAATGCATCAGAagtatatatgatgatcaaagaaattgatgaacaaatacgttcacaatcattaatttga